The DNA region ACGAGCGACTCCGCCGCAAAGACCCGCCGCGACGGCCCCCGCACAACGACCCGGCGGCACCGCACCCGATGCTGCACCCGCACCCACAGACAGGACTACACCGATGACCACCCACACCCGGCCCGGTAGCCTTCCGACAGGACCGCACATGATCGAACGACACAGAACAGAAGAGGCCCTCTACCGGGTCGCCGTCAGCGCCTTCACCCACTACCCCGGCAAGGACACGGAAGAACCCGGCTACGCGGTGGACGAGGACATCAACTGGTGCATCGCACCCCTGTTACCGCTGCCCCCGCAGCAGGCGGCGCAGATGCGCGAGACGATCCGGGAACTGATCACCAACCCGCAGTCCGATCGGCAGGCATTCATCGCGACACTTGACCGACTCACGCGGGAATAGCCGGCCACCACCACGCACGAACGGGCCTCCCCTGGCCGGTCATGGTAGCTCCCGCCGGGCTACTCCGTTCCGGGCTTTCGCGGCATATCCTCCCTCGCTGCGCTCGGTCCGGTATTCCACGACCCGGCACTGCGCACCCCTCCGGTCGCACACGACGCTCTTGCCAGGACAGACCCACGACACAGCCAAGGAACAGCGAAACGGACATCACCCCGGCACCCGGAGGACCCCAAGGTTTGGGCGCGGTCCGCGGGCGGTGAGGTGTCCGCTCACACCACGGGCAGAGGACGATAGAGGGATGCGGGAAAGCGACAAATGACCGGCGATGATCCCATCGAGCTGGACGAAGACGGACTGCCCAAGGGGCGGGACTGTCCGGCTTGTGGTGCGCCGCTGGAGCCAGGACCCGTCGACGCGGCGGTGGCGGTGGCTTGGATGTGCCCGAACCATGGCCTGGTCGAGTTCACCGCGGACCCGTTCGGCGACGATTAGCCGCGCGGCGCCGGCATCGCGGAGGGGGCGAGCGCGCGCTGCACCGCACTGGCGCTGACCCCGATCACCCGACCGATGTGGGTGAACGAACGCCCCTGCGCGCGCAACTCCTGCGCGATCGCCACCCGCTCCTCGGTCATCACCGTGGGCCGCCCCGCGCGACGCCCCGCCGCCGCGGCATCCCGCATGCCGGCACGCGTCTCCACGCTCCGCAAACGCCGCGCGAAACCCTCCAACGCCGCCAGCACCTCCGCAGGATCAGACACCATCCCCGCGCCCGTCGATAGGGCAGGCTCCGCCAGCGACCGGAAACCGACACCCCGTGCGGTCAGGTCGGTGATGGTGGAGATGAAATGCTGCAGCCCGTGTGAGAGCCGGGCAGAACTGGTCACCAGCAACACATCACCGGCTTCCAGATCGTCCAGGCACGCGGCCAACTCTGGCCTGGTCCGCGCGTCCGCCGAGGCCAGATCAGCAAAGACCGGCTCCGCCCCCGCCCGCTCCAGCTCGTCAGCATCAGCCGTCGTTCCGGCGTCGGCGAACAGCTCCCGCGTGTACCCCACCACCCGGGTCATCGCGACGGACCGCCGTGCTCCGGACCCGCCGGCACCACCACTGGCCCGGTCGCATCCACAGGCCGCTCGGCGACCAGCAGCTTCCGTAGCGTGACCAGGTCAGAGGCGCTGCGATGCTCCTGCGCTGCGACCACCCTCGAACCGCTGGGGACGGGCAGTTCGGGGATGATCTCCCGCAGCGCCGTCTCATGCAGATCGATCAGCACCTCCGTCACCGGACGGGGAACATTCCGCAGCGTGGCGGCGAACTCGGTGACCCGACGTAACTCACTCAACCACTGCGCCGACTCCAAGCTCGACAAACGCTGCGACTGCGCCGCCCGCAACGCGGCGGCCGCACCCTGAAACGGTCGGTCCACGCCGGTACGCACCGCATCAAAAGCGGCTGCGCCGACCCGATCGAGCACCGTCACCCGATCCACCGCATCCGACTTCTCGGCAGCCGCCGCCAGCGCACCGGTCCCGGCGAAACCCTGATCGTGAATCTCACGACTGACAAGACCACCCGCGCGGCCAGCCTCCACCGCACGCAGATAGCCCGAGACTGTCGAAAGCAGGCTCTCCGCACGCCGCGCAGCGACCACCACCACCCGGGTTGCAAACCCATCGGTGCGGAACCGCTGAACCAGCCCCAGCGCCGTCGCCGGGTTCGCGAAACTGCCCTCCAGAATCAGGGAACGATGATGCTCGCGCGCAAACCGCATGCCCGCCCGCAACCACTCCGCCGTCGCCTCACTCAACTCCCGTGACGATTCCATCGACCCGGACGCCGATGCCTCTGCGAAACGGGGATGGAACGGCCGCAACAGCTCCGCACTGAGCACGGCGGCATCCCCGCCCAGCTCGGCACGCAGCCGACCCGTCGCGCGCCCGACTCCGGAACCGGGCTGTCCGCTCAACAGGACGAAGACCGGGTCGGTGTTCCGGTCATCTCCGTCCGGGAACAACAACGGCCGGATCTCGCGCGCAAACACGTCATCACGCGGAACAGCCGTCGGGGCAGGGTTCGTCATGACCCGCCCTCCAGAGTCAGCGCCCGCGCCGTCAAC from Microbacterium sp. zg-B185 includes:
- a CDS encoding recombinase family protein, with product MTRVVGYTRELFADAGTTADADELERAGAEPVFADLASADARTRPELAACLDDLEAGDVLLVTSSARLSHGLQHFISTITDLTARGVGFRSLAEPALSTGAGMVSDPAEVLAALEGFARRLRSVETRAGMRDAAAAGRRAGRPTVMTEERVAIAQELRAQGRSFTHIGRVIGVSASAVQRALAPSAMPAPRG
- a CDS encoding zeta toxin family protein, giving the protein MTNPAPTAVPRDDVFAREIRPLLFPDGDDRNTDPVFVLLSGQPGSGVGRATGRLRAELGGDAAVLSAELLRPFHPRFAEASASGSMESSRELSEATAEWLRAGMRFAREHHRSLILEGSFANPATALGLVQRFRTDGFATRVVVVAARRAESLLSTVSGYLRAVEAGRAGGLVSREIHDQGFAGTGALAAAAEKSDAVDRVTVLDRVGAAAFDAVRTGVDRPFQGAAAALRAAQSQRLSSLESAQWLSELRRVTEFAATLRNVPRPVTEVLIDLHETALREIIPELPVPSGSRVVAAQEHRSASDLVTLRKLLVAERPVDATGPVVVPAGPEHGGPSR